A region from the Fundulus heteroclitus isolate FHET01 chromosome 22, MU-UCD_Fhet_4.1, whole genome shotgun sequence genome encodes:
- the phf3 gene encoding PHD finger protein 3 isoform X1: MDIVDTFNHLIPSDQLDESLTLSQNLECEAGNEFGSGSRLDDSLKNMLSDKDPMFGCASTQFNLLENEDPAFHIAGSASPHRDSESAGLTSEVNKHIAGEQKNDQKNQPNNLGYDHKGDRQPRMSKNTLIRGRPGRRHKWLSKSFLIEKGVRGTEQKKKLTLGGRINISDLDSGSWLNPAVVLRRLTVTIGGFKIELLPGPSYTQSLDTSEPAGFEDGFSYGGDVGMAILPGDAVCMHNPVQETPTPEKVSEMDVAEKSLSDDTNLGLGPYVNPNDVQTSNGTLPETAATQDTKHEDKKAPVKKKRPFHKGKDGVKHPLSIQNNIADEDNKTDGKEKHQTAAKTPPRPKQGPTLSKSRELASSKPSHTDKEHKVTLDKPPKTIQREDLHKMKSVKDKQDVSPLKRHSENAQSEHAAKAQKLHGGGDDKTKPKSPGTPSSGAKKMPLPANRAGDHQGPAKQSNPHHSSKAEHHHHAHSNPGNSLKTQEGGQEKVKKPEKIPQKQKSRNSRSISLDEPELFVPDNAPPVKKETAEEPPADGESVWDGNNCCGLCKKHHNNMFMVGCGRCEDWFHGDCVGLDLAKVREMEEEDQMYVCLKCCEEESKSVDPEPSEVKPEAPEEQDHKPPHKPCPASSQPLASGGVRPVRKDAERRQYTDIKEAAHKTGSLSKHETKSKAPSLTSKKPVSVEAIRRSVRDSLKEILTQRLKDSDLNIPEERASEVAKKTERELFHLYKDTDHKYKNKYRSLMFNLKDTKNNVLFKRVLKGEISPGNLIRMSPEELASKELAAWRQRENRHTIEMIEKEQREVERRPITKITHKGEIEIESQEPMKAPEPVELDPLPKVTEEVQEPPKIPEQKEESTKIEKDTTNQHKSHLFDLHCKICTGRMAPPAEEAQTKVAKIATTVVRRQSAKSDEGKGTPPPPIDDDLHLTVLEESFRNAKSGFDTRSDLAAGRDEEVAFLSNLKPLWRGFIHMHSVAKLVTKSFPVSGILDNLSEDLPDSIQVGGRISPQTVWDYLEKIRATGTKEVCLVRFSPETEEDEISYTLLYAYFSSRRRFGVVSNNLRQVKDMYLIPLGATEKVPHQLVPFDGPGLENNRPNILLGLIIRQRPKRDFLTVDVNESARIVPEIKPITVPPKVTRTTDEEEKLFLSSLTAPLKKEAEKPLDTNEDEPAAESSEEPAAPEEPSNQEPQKPLRFLPGVLVGWGGELPPLPDAGDKPATTGHDTPKTEPAPKTDASAGDSKGPPAAAVSRFLIRKRETKAVKAEAELPRPADASAAHSSAGKVSPVVAHRASITLKDKPPDVSTEAFLASMSARPSGTDAGGSASANKGGPGPLSESAKETSEGNSLPESESQAAADNTHFSKAPLSGILKKSSAYSSENEDKATALQKDQASLPDVSGPKPVPVSSSIKKDPLLPFHQGYLQLSQARHKLEDMNQTSKSLANKKDDPGLSRPGAAVTQTPNPPHVQGPEDSSSAEAAEPVPGSCNNLGAATSNTTSSLNTADQNAPDGTSEAPPQHPESLSEPASHITHGVREQKLLNERYTDPWERGRAQEDRDHHGRHGYHEKKSRHHDREREKRHRHGEDDKYRERSRHHGHSDDRHGERRKERHHSTEYSSHHKDRHRHRQDSDYENGRRSSKDSYSS, translated from the exons CATCTGATACCCAGTGACCAGTTGGATGAGTCCTTAACGTTGAGTCAGAATTTGGAATGTGAAGCTGGTAATGAGTTTGGGTCAGGATCCAGGCTGGACGACTCTCTAAAGAACATGCTCAGTGATAAAGACCCCATGTTTGGATGTGCAAGCACTCAATTCAATCTGCTGGAAAATGAGGACCCCGCTTTTCACATTGCTGGTTCAGCAA GTCCACATAGGGATTCAGAATCTGCAGGCCTCACTAGTGAAGTAAATAAACATATCGCTGGCGAGCAGAAGAACGACCAGAAGAACCAGCCCAACAATTTAGGCTACG ATCATAAAGGTGACAGGCAGCCCAGGATGTCGAAGAACACGTTAATCAGAGGACGACCTGGAAGGCGCCACAAATGGCTAAGCAAGTCATTTCTTATTGAGAAAGGAGTTAGAGGTacagagcagaagaaaaagttGACTCTGGGAGGGCGTATTAACATCAGTGATCTTGACAGTGGTTCATGGTTGAATCCCGCCGTCGTATTGAGGCGTCTGACAGTCACAATTGGCGGATTTAAAATCGAGCTGCTTCCAGGACCCTCTTACACGCAAAGCCTTGACACAAGTGAGCCAGCAGGCTTTGAGGACGGCTTTTCTTATGGCGGCGACGTCGGTATGGCCATTTTGCCAGGTGATGCTGTCTGCATGCATAATCCAGTACAAGAAACCCCGACACCCGAAAAAGTGTCAGAAATGGATGTTGCGGAGAAGAGCTTGTCCGATGACACAAATCTCGGTTTAGGCCCGTATGTGAACCCAAATGACGTGCAAACCTCGAACGGAACATTACCAGAAACCGCCGCGACGCAGGACACGAAACACGAAGACAAGAAGGCCCCGGTAAAAAAGAAACGGCCATTCCACAAAGGCAAAGATGGCGTCAAACATCCACTGAGCATTCAGAATAACATAGCCGATGAAGATAACAAGACCGATGGGAAGGAAAAGCATCAGACTGCAGCCAAAACACCACCCAGGCCTAAACAAGGACCGACCCTGAGCAAGAGCAGGGAGTTGGCTTCGTCTAAACCAAGCCACACAGATAAGGAGCACAAAGTAACCCTGGATAAGCCACCCAAAACCATCCAAAGAGAAGACCTGCACAAAATGAAGTCTGTGAAGGACAAACAGGATGTTTCTCCTTTGAAAAGGCACTCTGAGAACGCACAGAGTGAGCATGCTGCTAAGGCCCAAAAGCTCCACGGCGGCGGCGATGATAAAACGAAGCCGAAGTCACCGGGTACACCGAGCTCGGGGGCCAAAAAGATGCCGTTACCTGCTAACCGCGCTGGTGACCATCAGGGACCGGCTAAACAAAGTAATCCTCATCATAGCTCAAAAGCTGAGCACCATCATCATGCCCACAGTAATCCTGGCAATTCTCTAAAAACTCAAGAGGGCGGGCAGGAGAAAGTTAAAAAGCCTGAAAAAATTCCCCAGAAGCAGAAAAGCAGGAACTCGAGGAGCATCTCTTTGGACGAGCCGGAGCTGTTTGTCCCAGATAACGCCCCCCCTGTGAAGAAGGAGACGGCCGAGGAGCCGCCCGCTGACGGCGAGAGCGTTTGGGATGGGAACAACTGCTGCGGCCTGTGTAAAAAACACCACAACAACAT GTTTATGGTCGGCTGCGGTCGCTGTGAAGACTGGTTCCACGGAGACTGCGTTGGCCTGGACCTTGCCAAAGTGCGcgagatggaggaggaggaccaGATGTACGTGTGCTTAAAATGCTGCGAGGAGGAGAGTAAGAGCGTGGACCCTGAGCCCTCAGAGGTCAAGCCAGAAGCTCCCGAGGAGCAGGATCACAAGCCGCCTCACAAACCCTGCCCCGCATCCTCCCAGCCGCTGGCATCAGGTGGCGTCAGACCAGTAAGAAAG GATGCAGAAAGGAGGCAGTACACCGATATCAAAGAAGCAGCTCATAAAACAG GTAGTCTGTCCAAACACGAAACTAAAAGTAAGGCTCCGTCTTTGACCTCCAAGAAACCTGTGTCTGTGGAGGCAATCCGGCGGAGTGTGCGCGATTCCCTGAAAGAAATCCTCACACAGAg GTTGAAGGATTCTGACCTAAACATCCCAGAGGAGAGAGCCTCTGAAGTTGCCAAGAAGACGGAAAGGGAGCTGTTTCACCTTTACAAAGACACGGACCATAAATACAAGAACAAGTACAGAAGCTTGATGTTTAACctaaaagatacaaaaaacaat GTTCTGTTCAAAAGGGTTCTCAAAGGGGAAATTTCTCCTGGTAACCTGATCCGCATGAGTCCAGAGGAACTGGCCTCCAAAGAGTTGGCCGCCTGGcgacagagagagaacagacac aCTATTGAGATGATTGAAAAAGAGCAAAGAGAAGTTGAAAGACGACCCATAACTAAGATTACCCACAAAGGTGAAATTGAAATTGAGAGCCAGGAGCCGATGAAGGCTCCGGAGCCTGTAGAG CTTGACCCTCTCCCCAAAGTGACTGAAGAGGTACAGGAACCGCCCAAAATCCCAGAACAAAAAGAAGAGAGCACCAAGATTGAGAAAGACACTACAAACCAGCACAAGTCTCACTTATTTGATCTACATTGCAAAATCTGCACAG GTCGTATGGCGCCCCCAGCGGAAGAGGCCCAAACAAAAGTTGCCAAAATTGCAACCACAGTGGTGCGGAGGCAGTCGGCTAAATCAGACGAGGGGAAGGGCACGCCACCTCCTCCAATCGACGACGACCTGCACCTTACTGTTTTAGAGGAGAGCTTCAGAAATGCCAAATCAGGCTTTGACACAAG GTCAGATCTCGCAGCTGGAAGAGACGAAGAAGTCGCTTTCCTTTCTAACTTGAAGCCCTTGTGGCGCGGATTCATTCATATGCACTCAGTGGCGAAACTGGTGACAAAATCCTTTCCTGTCTCGGGAATTTTGGACAACCTATCGGAG GACCTTCCTGACAGCATCCAGGTTGGAGGAAGGATAAGTCCTCAAACAGTGTGGGACTATTTAGAGAAGATTCGGGCAACTGGAACAAAA GAGGTGTGCCTGGTCCGCTTCTCCCCCGAGACAGAAGAGGATGAGATCTCCTACACTCTTCTTTATGCCTACTTCAGCAGTCGTAGGCGTTTTGGGGTGGTGTCCAATAACCTGCGGCAAGTGAAGGATATGTATCTCATTCCCCTCGGTGCCACAGAGAAAGTTCCCCATCAGCTCGTTCCCTTTGATGGGCCAG GCTTGGAAAACAACCGTCCCAACATCCTCCTAGGACTCATCATCCGCCAGAGACCGAAGAGAGATTTTCTTACAGTTGACGTGAATGAATCTGCAAGGATTGTCCCAGAAATCAAGCCCATCACGGTTCCCCCCAAGGTTACAAGAACCACCGACGAGGAGGAAAAACTGTTCCTGTCCTCTTTGACCGCCCCGCTGAAAAAAGAGGCGGAAAAACCCCTGGATACTAACGAAGACGAGCCTGCCGCAGAGTCCTCCGAAGAACCGGCCGCACCGGAGGAGCCCAGCAACCAGGAGCCGCAGAAGCCGCTCCGCTTTCTTCCAGGTGTCTTGGTCGGGTGGGGCGGGGAATTGCCTCCTCTGCCAGATGCCGGAGATAAACCTGCGACAACAGGACACGACACCCCGAAGACCGAGCCCGCTCCCAAAACAGATGCATCAGCCGGCGACTCCAAGGGTCCGCCAGCTGCCGCCGTCTCTCGCTTTCTCATCAGGAAGAGAGAAACCAAAGCCGTTAAAGCCGAAGCGGAGCTACCTCGTCCCGCCGATGCATCTGCCGCTCACAGCTCAGCGGGGAAAGTTTCCCCCGTAGTGGCTCACCGCGCATCAATCACGctgaaagataaacccccagaCGTGTCGACCGAAGCGTTCCTGGCGAGCATGTCGGCGCGTCCGAGTGGCACCGACGCCGGCGGTTCTGCCTCGGCAAACAAAGGCGGCCCTGGCCCATTGTCTGAATCTGCAAAGGAAACAAGCGAAGGCAATTCTCTGCCGGAGTCAGAATCCCAGGCTGCTGCAGATAACACGCATTTCTCAAAAGCCCCTTTAAGTGGAATACTGAAAAAATCTTCGGCCTATTCCTCGGAGAACGAAGATAAAGCGACGGCGCTACAAAAGGATCAAGCCAGCCTTCCTGATGTCTCAGGTCCTAAACCAGTCCCTGTGTCAAGCAGTATTAAAAAGGATCCCCTGTTACCATTTCACCAAGGCTATTTACAGCTCTCACAGGCCAGGCACAAGCTGGAAGACATGAATCAAACTAGTAAATCGTTGGCCAATAAGAAGGATGATCCCGGCCTGAGTCGCCCTGGCGCAGCAGTAACTCAAACCCCGAATCCTCCGCACGTCCAAGGTCCTGAAGATTCGTCGAGCGCAGAAGCCGCTGAGCCGGTCCCGGGCAGCTGCAACAACCTAGGCGCCGCAACTTCTAACACTACGTCCAGCTTGAACACAGCAGACCAGAATGCTCCGGACGGCACTTCAGAGGCGCCTCCTCAGCACCCTGAGAGTCTCTCAGAGCCAGCCAGCCACATAACACACGGGGTCAGGGAGCAGAAACTGCTGAACGAGCGGTACACCGACCCGTGGGAGAGGGGCCGCGCCCAAGAAGACAGGGATCACCACGGCCGGCACGGCTACCACGAGAAAAAGAGCCGGCACCACGACAGGGAGCGGGAGAAAAGGCACCGGCACGGCGAAGACGACAAGTACAGGGAGAGGAGCCGACACCACGGACACTCGGACGACCGGCACGGCGAAAGGAGGAAAGAGAGGCACCACAGCACCGAGTACAGCAGCCATCACAAGGACAGACACAGGCACAGGCAGGACTCCGACTACGAGAATGGACGAAGAAGCTCAAAAGACAGCTATTCATCGTAA